One Nitrospina watsonii DNA segment encodes these proteins:
- a CDS encoding GNAT family N-acetyltransferase has translation MNSRVLNTDACHVIAKRVSAYPHMALQFGDVTTFKRFRFLEPGLVSLLDTSPTALQENHNVLVLIYKNDPIGCISLVAFPRVDSQQRISYNARLDLVIVPNGFRGMGIGRCLIHLGLGLLLETLEDSLQTLSASTQHPAVDRVLQCLEFTLIPCSQDGSLRRTLDLQGLDRPGLLHVVHDKTNESFKRLHDNLRRLEFKI, from the coding sequence ATGAACTCCCGGGTTTTAAATACCGATGCCTGCCATGTGATCGCGAAGCGTGTGTCTGCGTATCCACACATGGCTTTGCAATTCGGCGACGTGACCACTTTCAAACGTTTCCGCTTTCTCGAACCCGGACTGGTGAGCCTGCTCGACACCAGCCCCACCGCCCTGCAGGAAAATCACAACGTCCTCGTCCTGATTTATAAAAATGATCCGATCGGCTGCATTTCTTTGGTCGCGTTCCCCCGCGTCGATTCCCAACAACGCATTTCCTACAATGCGCGGCTGGATCTCGTTATTGTGCCCAACGGATTCCGCGGCATGGGCATTGGCCGCTGCCTGATCCATCTGGGATTGGGGCTGCTGCTGGAAACTCTGGAAGATTCGTTGCAGACACTCAGCGCGTCCACGCAGCACCCCGCCGTGGACCGCGTGCTGCAATGCCTGGAGTTCACACTGATCCCCTGTTCGCAGGACGGGTCCCTGCGCCGCACCCTGGATTTGCAGGGGCTCGATCGTCCCGGCCTGCTCCACGTCGTCCACGATAAAACCAATGAATCGTTCAAACGCCTCCACGACAATCTGCGCCGCCTGGAATTCAAAATCTAA
- a CDS encoding molybdopterin-dependent oxidoreductase, whose amino-acid sequence MPGLNFKLDRRVFLKAFSLSALASLWPGKAGSTVQFQNDERFPSHYIQNRDVPGFFIRSANPFPGVNMDEWSLKVKGLVENPQTYRYEDLFGFKMIAQTSRLKCVECWSAKAEWEGFHISELVDKVKPKPEAKYVAFQSADSYYESYTLDELLRDRMLLVLRMNGKTLSANHGFPLRLIAPFKYGYKNIKYITGIEFTDDRKRNYWADFGPYSVDGTIQPGIDHPLDYGKKPLSINGGEVFHFFDKRPDLKRKG is encoded by the coding sequence ATGCCGGGTCTGAATTTCAAGCTGGACCGCCGCGTGTTTCTGAAGGCGTTTTCGCTTTCGGCGCTGGCCTCCCTGTGGCCCGGCAAGGCCGGCAGCACCGTTCAATTCCAGAACGACGAACGCTTTCCCTCCCACTACATCCAGAACCGCGATGTGCCGGGGTTTTTCATCCGCTCTGCCAACCCGTTTCCCGGCGTCAACATGGACGAATGGTCGCTCAAGGTGAAGGGTTTGGTGGAGAACCCGCAGACGTATCGCTACGAAGACCTGTTCGGGTTCAAAATGATTGCGCAAACCTCGCGTCTCAAGTGCGTCGAATGCTGGTCGGCCAAGGCTGAGTGGGAAGGTTTCCACATAAGCGAGTTGGTGGACAAGGTGAAACCGAAGCCGGAAGCGAAGTATGTGGCGTTTCAATCGGCGGATTCGTATTACGAAAGTTACACGCTCGATGAATTGTTGCGCGACCGCATGCTGCTGGTGCTGCGCATGAACGGGAAAACACTTTCGGCCAACCACGGTTTTCCACTGCGCTTGATCGCTCCATTCAAGTACGGTTACAAGAACATCAAGTACATCACCGGCATCGAGTTCACCGACGACCGCAAGCGCAACTACTGGGCCGACTTTGGCCCGTATTCCGTGGATGGCACCATCCAGCCGGGCATCGACCATCCGCTGGACTACGGCAAGAAGCCGTTGTCCATCAACGGTGGCGAGGTGTTCCACTTCTTCGACAAGCGGCCGGACCTCAAACGGAAAGGCTGA
- a CDS encoding B12-binding domain-containing radical SAM protein: MKILLIFPPDWLPSEPYLSLPALTSVLRPAGHEVIQRDINVDMYDLMFSERFLRHVQKRIEFELRHLQVVADQRGLDEEESELRRQLEVWDESSLQALIRDATEAKRILRCDDFYEIDRLEWASHILHTTMAYISLGYYPAQICFPPIETELVYKPFMSSEILEALDDNQINVYRDVYRFLLADVIEQEKPDVVGLSIVQQKQLISTFTFAKMIKEQAPDTHITIGGNIVTRLRDALMEKGGLFQFVDTAVLYEGESAFLKLIDALEAGETDLGHLPNLICRTEHGLQKNKDVFAENMDQLPPPDFDGLPLEKYFVPRLILPYLATRGCYWGRCTFCDHFQGYVEGYRTKQIAQITEEIKFLKDKYGNRHFHFTDESYPPALFRKLSRSLIDNQIDIAWTTHMRFEESLLDEEVWDDAAKSGCRYLHFGYESGNKRVLDLMDKATHLDAIRTNLRMSSKFGIWNHIMGFFGFPGETASEAEDSKRFCHENRNHIHSLGFMTFVLGRFSPVAMEPEKYGVSAYKNPEWDLALDYYFTVDDGLSVQDALEVFDEFERDHDPKWDLRTAVREYIFLYVDHFGTNELTQLHVRPYQRPAVYNNPVGMV, from the coding sequence ATGAAAATTCTCCTTATATTTCCTCCAGACTGGCTGCCCTCGGAGCCGTATCTCAGCCTGCCGGCGTTGACGTCGGTGCTGCGTCCGGCGGGGCATGAGGTCATCCAGCGCGACATCAATGTCGATATGTACGACCTGATGTTCAGCGAACGGTTCCTGCGCCACGTGCAGAAACGCATCGAGTTCGAGCTCCGCCACTTGCAGGTGGTGGCCGATCAGCGGGGCCTGGACGAGGAGGAAAGCGAGCTCAGGCGGCAGCTGGAGGTCTGGGATGAGTCCAGCCTGCAGGCCCTCATCCGCGATGCCACCGAGGCCAAGCGCATTCTCCGCTGCGACGATTTCTACGAGATCGACCGGCTGGAATGGGCCAGCCACATTCTGCATACGACGATGGCCTACATCAGCCTCGGTTATTATCCGGCGCAGATCTGTTTCCCGCCCATCGAGACCGAACTCGTTTACAAGCCGTTCATGTCCAGCGAAATCCTGGAAGCGCTGGACGACAACCAGATCAATGTCTATCGCGACGTGTACCGGTTCCTGCTGGCTGACGTCATCGAGCAGGAAAAGCCAGATGTGGTGGGGCTCTCCATCGTGCAGCAGAAGCAACTCATCTCGACGTTCACTTTTGCCAAGATGATCAAGGAGCAGGCGCCCGATACGCACATCACCATCGGCGGCAACATCGTCACCCGCCTGCGCGACGCGTTGATGGAAAAAGGCGGGCTGTTCCAGTTCGTGGACACGGCGGTTTTATACGAAGGCGAAAGCGCGTTCCTGAAACTGATCGATGCGCTGGAGGCGGGCGAGACCGATCTGGGCCATCTGCCCAATCTCATCTGTCGCACCGAGCACGGTTTGCAGAAGAACAAGGACGTGTTTGCCGAGAACATGGACCAACTGCCGCCGCCGGATTTCGACGGGCTGCCGCTGGAAAAATATTTTGTGCCGCGCCTCATCCTGCCTTATCTGGCGACGCGCGGCTGTTACTGGGGCCGCTGCACCTTCTGCGATCATTTCCAGGGCTATGTCGAAGGCTACCGCACCAAACAGATCGCGCAGATCACCGAAGAGATCAAATTCCTCAAAGACAAATACGGCAATCGCCATTTTCATTTCACCGACGAATCGTATCCGCCCGCCCTGTTCCGCAAGCTGTCGCGGTCTTTGATCGACAACCAGATCGACATTGCGTGGACGACACACATGCGGTTCGAGGAAAGCCTGCTGGATGAGGAGGTGTGGGACGACGCGGCCAAGTCCGGTTGCCGTTATCTGCATTTCGGCTACGAGTCGGGGAACAAGCGCGTGCTCGACCTCATGGACAAGGCGACCCATCTGGACGCCATCCGCACCAACCTGCGCATGTCGTCGAAGTTCGGCATCTGGAACCACATCATGGGCTTTTTCGGTTTCCCCGGAGAGACCGCCAGCGAGGCCGAGGACAGCAAGCGTTTCTGCCACGAGAACCGCAACCACATTCATTCGCTCGGCTTCATGACCTTCGTGCTGGGCCGCTTCAGCCCCGTCGCCATGGAGCCGGAAAAATACGGCGTGTCGGCGTACAAGAACCCGGAATGGGACTTGGCCCTGGATTATTACTTCACCGTCGATGACGGATTGAGCGTTCAGGACGCGCTGGAAGTGTTCGACGAGTTCGAGCGGGATCACGATCCCAAGTGGGATCTGCGCACGGCGGTGCGGGAATATATCTTTCTGTATGTGGACCATTTCGGCACCAACGAGCTGACGCAGTTGCACGTTCGTCCCTACCAGCGTCCCGCCGTTTACAACAATCCCGTCGGCATGGTATAG
- the dapF gene encoding diaminopimelate epimerase, with protein MNISFTKMSGSGNDFVIIDNRDGVVADAIKRDFAKKVCRLKDSVGADGVIFVENTEKADYKWDFYNNDGSSAEMCGNGGRCVARFAFEKGIASQTHSFETMAGIISAEVNGPMVKVKLTPPEHMQEGLDLEFEGVHYKVDSVNTGVPHAIVFSEDVEKEDVTAIGRSIRYHTVFAPAGTNVDLVQRQNGGLKVRTYERGIEGETLACGTGAVASALIAMQRFEIQSPVEVETRGGEVLKVHIEPNEGGLPTVYLEGMTKLVFEGNLVEL; from the coding sequence ATGAACATCTCTTTCACCAAAATGAGTGGAAGCGGCAACGATTTCGTCATCATCGATAACCGGGATGGCGTGGTTGCCGATGCCATCAAACGTGATTTTGCCAAGAAGGTCTGCCGGTTGAAGGATTCCGTCGGCGCCGACGGCGTGATCTTTGTCGAGAACACGGAAAAAGCCGATTACAAGTGGGATTTTTACAACAACGACGGCTCGTCGGCCGAAATGTGCGGCAACGGCGGCCGCTGCGTGGCGCGTTTTGCATTTGAAAAAGGCATCGCTTCCCAAACGCATTCGTTCGAGACCATGGCCGGGATCATCAGCGCCGAGGTCAATGGACCGATGGTGAAGGTGAAGCTGACGCCGCCGGAACACATGCAGGAAGGCCTCGACCTCGAATTCGAAGGCGTGCATTACAAGGTGGACAGTGTCAACACCGGTGTGCCGCACGCCATCGTCTTTTCCGAAGACGTGGAGAAGGAAGACGTGACGGCGATCGGCCGAAGCATCCGCTACCACACCGTGTTTGCTCCGGCGGGCACCAATGTGGACCTGGTACAGCGGCAGAACGGCGGTTTGAAAGTGCGCACCTACGAACGCGGCATCGAAGGCGAAACCCTCGCCTGCGGCACCGGCGCGGTGGCTTCCGCGTTGATCGCCATGCAGCGATTCGAGATTCAGTCCCCGGTCGAGGTGGAAACCCGCGGCGGGGAAGTGTTGAAAGTGCATATCGAGCCCAACGAAGGCGGTCTGCCCACGGTGTACCTGGAGGGCATGACCAAACTGGTTTTCGAAGGGAACCTCGTCGAACTCTGA
- the dapA gene encoding 4-hydroxy-tetrahydrodipicolinate synthase encodes MFEGSLVAIVTPFKNGKVDTQAFQKLLEFHIENGTQGVVPCGTTGESATLTHDEHNQVIQQAVEVCKGKIPVLAGTGSNSTAEAIELTKHAEEIGADGSLLITPYYNKPSQQGLYEHFTAVAKETKLPIILYNVPGRTSVNMLPPVVERLAKDCKNIVGIKEASGDLMQISSVVDRCGDDFIVLSGDDGLLWPILAVGGKGVISVTANVVPDKMAALCASAAEGDMKTARQLHYELMALNDVLFMDTNPVPVKTALALMGKVAEGLRPPLSKLSSEHLERLKTTLKQYALI; translated from the coding sequence ATGTTTGAAGGCTCCCTTGTCGCCATCGTCACGCCGTTCAAGAACGGCAAGGTCGATACCCAGGCGTTTCAAAAACTCCTCGAATTTCATATTGAGAACGGCACCCAGGGCGTGGTGCCCTGCGGCACCACCGGCGAGTCCGCCACCCTGACCCACGACGAGCACAATCAGGTGATCCAGCAGGCGGTCGAGGTGTGCAAGGGTAAAATTCCCGTGCTGGCGGGCACCGGCTCGAACTCCACCGCCGAAGCCATCGAGCTCACCAAACACGCGGAGGAGATCGGGGCCGACGGATCGCTGCTCATCACGCCGTATTACAACAAGCCGTCGCAGCAGGGGCTGTACGAGCATTTCACTGCCGTGGCCAAAGAGACGAAGCTACCCATCATCCTGTACAACGTGCCGGGGCGCACCTCGGTCAACATGTTGCCTCCGGTGGTGGAGCGGCTGGCGAAAGACTGCAAAAACATCGTCGGCATCAAGGAAGCCTCCGGCGACCTGATGCAGATCAGTAGTGTGGTCGATCGCTGCGGTGACGACTTCATCGTGCTGTCGGGCGACGATGGCCTGCTGTGGCCCATCCTCGCGGTGGGCGGCAAGGGCGTGATCTCCGTCACCGCCAACGTGGTGCCGGACAAGATGGCCGCGCTCTGCGCCAGCGCCGCCGAAGGCGATATGAAAACGGCGCGGCAACTGCACTATGAACTGATGGCGCTCAACGACGTCCTGTTCATGGATACCAACCCGGTGCCGGTGAAAACCGCGCTGGCGCTCATGGGCAAGGTTGCCGAAGGCCTGCGTCCGCCCCTGTCCAAGCTGTCCAGCGAGCACCTGGAGCGGTTGAAGACGACCCTGAAGCAGTACGCCTTGATTTAA
- the dapB gene encoding 4-hydroxy-tetrahydrodipicolinate reductase: protein MINVGVVGAAGRMGRNIIASIEDTEGVALGGGTEAAGHPELGRDLGELAGLAKMNVVLTDDVTALAEACDVIIDFTLPAVSMHTLKAVVAKNKAVVFGTTGFSAEQKREIEQAAQTIRCVLAPNMSIGVNVLFKVAGEVARALGDAYDVEIVEAHHKFKKDAPSGTAVRVSEIIAEALQRNLNEVGVYGRKGFSEGRGEKEIGVHTLRAGDIIGEHRVMFGGMGETLEISHRAQSRQTFARGSVRAAEWVAGQPPGLYDMQDVLGLKE from the coding sequence TTGATTAACGTAGGCGTGGTTGGCGCTGCCGGCCGTATGGGACGCAACATCATCGCCAGCATTGAAGACACCGAAGGCGTCGCCTTGGGCGGCGGCACGGAAGCGGCCGGGCATCCGGAACTGGGGCGCGACCTGGGCGAGCTTGCCGGGCTGGCTAAAATGAATGTGGTTCTCACCGACGATGTGACGGCCTTGGCCGAGGCGTGCGATGTGATCATCGATTTCACCCTGCCGGCAGTGAGCATGCACACGCTGAAGGCGGTGGTGGCGAAAAACAAGGCGGTGGTGTTCGGCACCACGGGGTTTTCCGCCGAACAGAAACGGGAGATCGAGCAGGCGGCGCAAACCATCCGTTGCGTGCTGGCGCCCAACATGAGCATCGGCGTCAACGTGCTGTTCAAGGTGGCGGGCGAGGTGGCGCGTGCGTTGGGCGATGCCTACGATGTGGAAATCGTCGAGGCCCATCACAAGTTCAAAAAAGATGCGCCCAGCGGCACCGCCGTACGCGTCTCCGAAATCATCGCCGAGGCGTTGCAGCGCAACCTCAATGAAGTCGGCGTGTACGGACGCAAGGGGTTCAGCGAAGGCCGCGGCGAAAAGGAGATCGGCGTGCACACGCTGCGCGCCGGCGACATCATCGGCGAACACCGGGTGATGTTCGGCGGCATGGGCGAGACCCTCGAAATCTCCCACCGGGCGCAGAGCCGCCAGACGTTCGCGCGCGGATCGGTCCGCGCCGCCGAATGGGTTGCCGGTCAGCCGCCGGGATTGTACGACATGCAGGACGTATTGGGACTGAAGGAGTAG
- a CDS encoding ATP-binding protein: MDFWKNISLRKKLISIIMLASSVALLLAVIGLSIYDIRTFHSTQTRELEGLAQIIGAHSAASLRFQDPQTARETLQTLKMDSRIIATALYTRQGELFAHYHRNDKGEEAFPNPPLWSSPPTEDDRIELFHPITVNGKRIGTIYIQSDSHLLHDRLNQYGVVAGTVFVLSLLVTFFLSSRLQGMVSNPILHLTETVNRISKEQNFSIRAEKDREDELGFLVNQFNAMLGQIQERDRALLKAHDELEAKVEERTRDLQREIEVREKSENALRESEQRLQNVLDYATPVVYMKDRERRFLLVNHQFENLFDLKNDDVRGETSEAIFPPEVQQHFFLKEQDVLNSGQSVETEELIIQNEVAETYLSVKFPLRDANNEIYGLCGLCTNITERKNFEGQLQHAKVAAEAANMAKSTFIANMSHEIRTPLNAILGYSQILQRDRRLDPEQRKAVDTIISSGGNLLALISDILDISKIEAGRMELQPAPFNLDLLLDHLYSMFKLRSEQKGLDLEFHSVPDQKAIVLGDEAKLKQVLINLLSNAIKFTESGRITVGVTMLDNHQYRFDVTDTGQGIQQEELNSIFEPFRQGTQGSKTGGTGLGLAIARKQVMLLGSELNVESEVGRRTNFNFTIKLPPPPHDITIPDDEQRVVSRLEAGQHIKALIADDVEENREVLCRFLSSIGVETLEAEDGLEAVAQTREHLPDIIFMDIRMPKMDGTRAIQEIIREFGNDRFKIVVITASVLEHEIERFLQLGCHDIILKPFRTQEVFNSLQKLLQVKFDYIEPEPDQKTLPTPDDFSGFSIPSALLNNLKEAAEFYNITQLKKYLEALEGGDGKELAAHLKGYIHTYDMDGILKILEQVQPKN, encoded by the coding sequence ATGGATTTCTGGAAAAACATTTCCCTCCGGAAAAAGCTCATCAGCATCATCATGCTTGCCAGTTCGGTGGCCCTGCTGCTTGCGGTCATCGGCTTAAGTATTTACGACATCAGGACATTCCACAGCACCCAAACGCGGGAACTGGAGGGCCTCGCCCAGATTATCGGGGCGCACAGCGCCGCTTCCCTGCGTTTTCAGGATCCCCAAACCGCGCGGGAGACCCTGCAAACCCTAAAAATGGACTCCCGCATCATCGCCACCGCTCTGTACACCCGGCAGGGAGAGCTGTTTGCACATTATCACCGAAACGATAAAGGAGAGGAGGCGTTTCCCAACCCCCCTCTGTGGTCGTCCCCGCCCACGGAAGACGACCGCATCGAGCTGTTCCATCCCATCACGGTGAACGGGAAAAGAATCGGCACCATTTACATTCAATCCGACAGTCATCTTTTACACGACAGGCTCAATCAGTATGGCGTCGTGGCCGGAACCGTATTCGTCCTGTCCCTGTTGGTCACATTTTTCCTGTCGTCGCGCCTGCAGGGCATGGTTTCAAATCCCATCCTTCACCTTACTGAAACCGTCAACCGCATTTCCAAAGAACAGAACTTTTCGATCCGCGCTGAAAAGGATCGCGAAGACGAGTTGGGATTTCTCGTCAACCAGTTCAACGCCATGCTCGGCCAGATTCAGGAACGCGACCGGGCCCTGCTGAAGGCGCATGACGAACTGGAAGCCAAGGTGGAAGAACGCACCCGGGACCTGCAGCGCGAAATCGAGGTTCGGGAAAAGTCTGAGAACGCCCTGCGCGAGAGCGAGCAACGTCTGCAGAACGTGCTCGACTACGCCACGCCTGTGGTTTACATGAAAGACCGGGAGCGCCGTTTCCTGCTGGTCAATCATCAGTTTGAAAATCTATTCGATCTGAAGAACGACGACGTCCGGGGAGAAACCTCGGAAGCCATATTCCCGCCAGAGGTGCAGCAACATTTCTTCCTGAAGGAACAGGATGTGCTCAACTCCGGCCAGTCCGTAGAAACCGAAGAACTGATCATCCAGAACGAGGTCGCCGAGACCTATTTGTCGGTCAAATTCCCTCTGCGTGACGCGAACAACGAAATCTACGGACTGTGCGGATTGTGCACCAATATCACCGAGCGCAAAAATTTTGAAGGGCAGTTGCAGCACGCCAAGGTGGCGGCAGAGGCGGCAAACATGGCGAAAAGCACTTTCATCGCCAACATGAGCCACGAAATCCGCACTCCCCTCAACGCCATTCTGGGTTACTCGCAGATCCTGCAACGCGACCGGAGGCTGGACCCCGAACAACGCAAGGCGGTGGACACCATCATCTCAAGCGGCGGCAACCTCCTGGCGTTGATCAGCGATATCCTCGACATCTCCAAAATTGAGGCCGGGCGCATGGAGTTGCAACCGGCGCCCTTCAATCTGGACCTGCTGCTCGACCATCTGTACTCCATGTTCAAATTGCGCAGCGAGCAAAAGGGGCTGGATCTGGAATTCCATTCTGTCCCCGATCAAAAGGCCATCGTGCTCGGCGATGAAGCGAAATTGAAACAGGTTCTGATCAACCTTTTGAGCAATGCGATCAAATTCACCGAGTCCGGCAGGATCACAGTCGGCGTCACCATGCTGGACAACCACCAGTACCGCTTTGACGTTACGGACACCGGCCAGGGCATTCAACAGGAAGAACTGAATTCCATTTTCGAGCCGTTCCGTCAGGGCACGCAAGGGAGCAAAACAGGCGGCACCGGGCTGGGCCTGGCCATTGCACGCAAGCAGGTGATGCTGCTGGGTTCCGAGTTGAATGTGGAGTCGGAGGTCGGACGCAGAACCAATTTCAACTTCACCATCAAGCTACCGCCTCCCCCCCACGACATCACAATCCCGGACGATGAACAACGGGTGGTGTCCCGTCTGGAAGCCGGCCAGCACATCAAGGCGCTCATCGCGGATGATGTGGAGGAAAACCGCGAGGTGCTGTGCCGGTTTCTAAGCAGCATCGGCGTCGAGACGCTGGAAGCCGAAGACGGATTGGAAGCCGTGGCTCAGACCCGCGAACACCTGCCCGACATCATTTTTATGGACATTCGCATGCCCAAAATGGATGGCACCCGCGCCATTCAGGAAATCATCCGCGAGTTCGGCAACGACCGCTTTAAAATCGTCGTCATCACCGCCTCGGTGCTGGAACACGAAATCGAACGGTTCCTGCAACTGGGTTGCCACGACATCATCCTCAAACCGTTCCGGACACAGGAAGTGTTCAATTCCCTGCAAAAACTGCTGCAAGTAAAATTCGATTACATAGAACCGGAGCCTGACCAGAAAACTCTTCCCACGCCCGACGATTTTTCGGGTTTCTCGATTCCATCCGCACTGCTCAACAATTTGAAAGAAGCCGCCGAATTTTACAATATCACGCAACTCAAAAAATACCTGGAAGCTCTGGAGGGTGGCGACGGCAAGGAGCTGGCTGCCCACCTGAAAGGGTACATCCACACCTACGACATGGACGGCATCCTGAAAATCCTGGAGCAGGTCCAACCCAAAAACTGA
- a CDS encoding formylglycine-generating enzyme family protein: protein MTWKRRCLPFWFLCVALVACSDSDVEQIAVTVPPGVTVPESMVYIPAGEFVSGDPSDPKTALGKRVHLDAYLIDRYELSRGEYSRFDAEYKVDASVVKFPKTQISYERAAAYCQWAGKRLPTEQEWEKAARGTDERKWPWLLYQPHPNNGFSGFLPEPVDKRDEWISPYGVYGMGHNIWEWTSTDYDYNGMPGDDKGRFKVIRGGLLQSHLKIDFTPTWHRNYMDPRARYNFLGFRCAKDI from the coding sequence ATGACCTGGAAAAGGCGCTGCCTGCCGTTTTGGTTTTTATGCGTGGCGCTCGTTGCCTGTTCCGACAGCGACGTTGAGCAGATTGCCGTCACCGTTCCCCCCGGTGTCACCGTTCCCGAGAGCATGGTTTACATCCCCGCAGGCGAATTTGTCTCCGGCGACCCCTCCGATCCCAAAACCGCGCTGGGCAAGCGCGTGCATCTCGACGCCTATCTCATCGATCGTTATGAACTGAGCCGTGGCGAGTACAGCCGCTTCGACGCAGAGTACAAGGTGGATGCGAGCGTTGTGAAATTCCCCAAAACGCAGATCAGTTATGAGCGGGCCGCCGCGTATTGCCAGTGGGCGGGCAAGCGGTTGCCGACGGAACAGGAATGGGAGAAGGCGGCACGCGGCACCGACGAGAGAAAGTGGCCGTGGTTGCTCTACCAGCCCCATCCCAACAACGGGTTTTCCGGCTTCCTGCCGGAGCCGGTGGACAAGCGCGATGAATGGATCAGTCCCTATGGCGTGTACGGCATGGGTCACAATATCTGGGAATGGACGTCCACGGATTACGACTACAATGGCATGCCCGGCGATGATAAGGGGAGGTTCAAAGTCATCCGCGGCGGCCTGTTGCAGAGCCACCTGAAAATCGATTTCACCCCCACCTGGCACCGCAACTACATGGACCCGCGTGCGCGTTACAATTTTCTCGGATTCCGCTGCGCGAAGGATATTTGA